A portion of the Lampris incognitus isolate fLamInc1 chromosome 9, fLamInc1.hap2, whole genome shotgun sequence genome contains these proteins:
- the LOC130117973 gene encoding thioredoxin-interacting protein-like, giving the protein MVLTVKKLKTFEVRFRDPNRCFYHSGDKVAGEILVEVLEPTRVSAIRVFGAGCAKVEYAKGKQRCREEMEYLKYEETLHLDGQPTDGDGCILLRPGTRYEFMFGFELPSPGHLVSSYKGKFGCVRYYVRAVMERPSQHALHCEREFEVEEPLDVNTPDLLAPAAGSKEKKVTIMFIPDGQVSISARIDRKGFCEGEEIYVNAKFENTCSRIVVPKAAIVAKHTYLANGRTKVLHEKLSSVRGNHIIPDMCDMWQGKSIRVPKLKPSLKGCDIIRVDYTLMISIHIPGSDKLFIELPLVIGTIPFSGFGSRTNSMSSQAESLGSPSASWVSLPSAPPSYSNIHRDLRVDSPLTPLLDDCDEDEDGLFMWAPEQPYPPPPAYSEVDATSKFS; this is encoded by the exons ATGGTTCTCACGGTCAAGAAGCTGAAGACTTTCGAAGTTCGGTTCCGGGACCCGAACCGCTGCTTTTACCACAGCGGGGATAAGGTGGCGGGGGAGATCCTGGTGGAGGTGTTGGAGCCGACCCGGGTGTCCGCGATCCGGGTCTTCGGAGCGGGTTGCGCCAAGGTAGAGTACGCCAAGGGGAAGCAGAGATGCCGGGAGGAAATGGAGTACCTGAAATACGAGGAGACGCTTCACCTGGACGGACAGCCCACAG ATGGAGATGGCTGCATCTTGCTCAGACCAGGAACCAGATACGAGTTCATGTTTGGCTTTGAGCTGCCTTCTCCCGG ACACTTGGTCTCCTCCTACAAGGGGAAGTTTGGCTGCGTGCGTTACTATGTGCGCGCTGTGATGGAGAGGCCTTCCCAGCATGCCTTGcactgtgagagagagtttgaggTGGAGGAGCCACTGGATGTCAACACCCCTGACCTGCTG GCACCAGCAGCAGGTAGTAAAGAGAAGAAGGTGACCATTATGTTCATTCCAGACGGTCAGGTGTCCATCAGTGCCAGGATTGACAGAAAGGGTTTCTGTGAGGGTGAGGAAATCTATGTCAACGCCAAGTTTGAGAACACCTGTTCTCGCATTGTGGTGCCTAAGGCTGCTATTGTGGCCAAACACACCTACCTGGCCAACGGGCGCACCAAGGTGCTACACGAAAAACTATCCTCAGTGCGCGGGAACCACATTATCCCAGACATGTGTGACATGTGGCAGGGGAAGAGCATCCGCGTGCCCAAACTGAAGCCATCGCTGAAGGGATGTGACATTATCAGAGTGGACTACACCCTCATG ATTTCCATCCACATCCCGGGCAGTGACAAGTTGTTTATAGAGTTGCCTCTGGTTATTGGTACCATCCCGTTCAGTGGTTTTGGCAGTCGCACCAACAGCATGAGCAGCCAGGCGGAGTCACTTGGCAGCCCATCAGCCAGCTGGGTGTCACTCCCCTCAGCACCCCCTAGCTACAGTAACATTCATCGTGACCTGCGCGTGGACAGCCCCCTCACACCACTGCTGGACGATtgcgatgaggatgaggatggacTTTTCATGTGGGCGCCAGAGCAACCATATCCCCCTCCCCCTGCCTACTCTGAG GTTGACGCGACGTCTAAGTTTTCTTGA